Genomic window (Fundulus heteroclitus isolate FHET01 unplaced genomic scaffold, MU-UCD_Fhet_4.1 scaffold_66, whole genome shotgun sequence):
aaataatatcaagGGAGTTTGGGGAATTCCTAATACCATTATTAAAAGTAATGCAAAGAGTAGTCCATATCCAGATTATTTTACTGATATGAACAGTGACACttataatatgaataatataGTTAAtagttttaatcatttttgtAAATGGGGGACCTGACTTGGCAACAAGAATTCTTAAAGGTGGTAACAAAGAGCAGGAGGCATTCGTAAAACTAAACTCAAGCACAATGTTTCTCTCTTGAGTTATTGAAGCAGAAATAATAGATATTgttaataaatgtaaaaataaaacttcaacTAATTGTTGTGACATAGATGACATTAGTCAAAAGACTGATAAATAGCATTTCAAAACCCTGGACTTATATATGGAATTTATAATTTCAACCTGGGTCATTTCCGAACAAAATTAAAACTACAAAAGTAATACCACTATACAAAAATGGACACAAACACGTCTTCAAAAGCTACAGACCGGTCTCTACTCCCTCCGTTttctaaaattaaattttaataaacaaTCAATCAGCTGACAATCCTCCTGTGACACACAGGAATCCCTGTTGTCTGGTCTTGCTGTATGTTTCATTGCTCACTCAGAAATATTCATACCCCCCTTGAGCTTTTCCACATTACAACTTTTTTGCACCCAGTGCACAGAGTAATAGTCTATTTCCTGAGACTTAAAAGCCTTTTCTTTATCTTcttaaaacagctcaagctctgCCAGACTGGATGGAATGGAAAGTGCccgtgaacatcaattttcaagtcttgccacaaatgtttaaaaggatCTAGATCTGGACTTGGACTAGGCCATCCTTACACaagaatatgctttgatctaaagcaCTGCATAGTAGATGTATGTTCCAGGTGGTTGTCCTGCTGTGCGTTTGGAGTGACTTTAACCTTCACCGCAAGTGTCTGCCTCAgtcccttggtcttcatgaggatgtttgttcactaatggtCTCTAACAAACGtctgaagccttcacagaacagtttcATTTATAAACAGGCTGACTATAATCACTAATTAGGTGGCCAAAGAAGGCAATTGGTTACAAAGGATTTAGTTTGGCCtattagagggaaaaaaaatattattttttttataataatttcaataataaaaaaatattattttcaactgcttacaattgatttattgctataaacaaaatagaacacaGCGTGTCATTCTAACAACACAtattttctcagttttctgttgTGGTGCAGGTGACCAATAGGTGGCACTgtatattttactgcaatttcaCTTTAAACTACATAaagggaccccccccccccaaaaaaaaaaaaccaacaaaaaaaaaaacaagatatcTCTTGTTGAAACAAGAGATATCTTATTAATCCATCTGTTTAGACAGAGcagggttttaaaataaatataaaaacccTGTATTAGTTCTTCCACAGGTCCAAATTCTTCCCTTTACCTTGGATGCATGACTGTGATTAGCCTGTATTAAGCAAAGGAAAGGCCAGCAGTCTTCTATTAGTCGTCCTGGATCCATTTGTTCAGTTTTAATTCAGGACTCAGCGGTCAGACAGGGCACCTTTTGTCTGATAAAGTCGGACACATAACCAGGAGAATTACAGGAGAATTAAAGTCATGCACAGCCTGTGAAGAGCTGGGGGATTGTCTCTGGCTCGTCTGCTTCACAATTCAACCCACATCATGATCCAAGCAGCGAGCTGTTGAAAGCTATAAGAAGCTCTGTGGTACGCTATGGAGAGCTGGCAGTGTGTGCTGCTGCTGACTGCAATAACTTTAAGGCCTTGCTCTGCAGACGGGAGGAAAACTGATGATGGCAATGACCCCGTCAGCTTCCTGAGAAATATTTACAGCGGGCTGCTGGTGAGAGCTGAGCCGTTCCTCAGGGACTCTGAGCTTAAAGAGCTGAGGCGCCCACTGGACCTTGCAGTCATACGGCAAACTAAGGACAAACAGCTCAGTCAGGCTGATGGACCAGTGGTGTTTACCAAAAACGGACGGATCAAGGGGGTTACCGTGGAGAAGGCCCATATATTCTACGGGGTACCCTATGCAGACCCTCCTGTTGGTGCCTATCGCTGGAAGCCCCCTAGACCTGTGAGCCCTTGGTCTGGGGTTTATGACGCCTCATTCCCTCGGGCAGCATGTATGCAGGTCTGCAGTGGATCCACCTCGGCCGAGTGTCCGAAGAAGGTAAGAAACTCCAAATGTTTTCATCTATTTGCCTGCTGCGGGTGTATTTCTTCAAggtatagtttttaaatgtgatggcaacagttaaaaagaaaagaaaaaaaaaagcagccgtAAAAGACGAGCCGGATTAGCATGTAAGGTAAAGATTGCCTGGTTTTctaaacattttccaaataaaaatctggaaagtgtggcgcacatttgttttcagccctcTTTACCGCCCCTACACGAGTAAACGTGAGACGTCCATCAACAGGCTTGCAGTTGTAAAACGTAATGTTTGTAACGTTTACCCTACATTTATGAAACTGTAAGGAGAAAGGAAAAGACAAGAATGGGGTAAAAAGAGGCAAGAACACATGGAAGTAtagaaggaaggacacaagatagaaatggaaatgtgaaagaaaaaaaaaaggagaggaggGAGACGGAAGAAGGAATGACAGTACCAAATAAAGGAGATGAGACTTAAGGAAGAAAAGGACAGAAAGAAGGGAGGAAGGACACAATGATCTAAGGCGAAAAGGAAGAAATGATGGGGACACAAAGAAGATAGAACAGAAGAAAGGACAACATTCAGACAGGACGAAGAAGAGTCTATAAATATTTatctctactctttttttcctttccctgACTGTGCAGGAACCCTGTTAGTAAAACCAAAATCACATCACATGCACCactgtgtgttggtgtgtcCCCTAAAATCCCAATAACCTACGTTGCAGACTGGGTTGTAACATGGCAGGGGGAATACTTTAGCAAGCCACTGGAAAGTTGCAGTCAGCCATCGTCGACATGAATGTCAGGGTAATTATGAGGCCGTTAATGATTTATTGAAACAGCTCATTATCCTGGGTGGATCATACAAATTACTAACTATTTATATACAGCATCTAAGTCTTTATACATGCAGACAATTTTTAAGAAGAATTAGCTCCCCTGGTTTGAATTTATGTGAATTTGAATTGAACTAAATTGTGTTTAGTTGGATTTGAgatatttcttttgtaaaagAACGCATGGATGACGCCCCCTGTAAAGTGGTGCATTGTTCTGGAATTGAACTGGATGCTTgacctctgtttgtttttctccataTTCTGCCATATAGATTGCAGTAGTGCAGTAGTTTGCGAGTATACCAAGAGCTAAACGGCCTGCATCCCTCTGCATCCCAAAACAGGTCAGCGAGGACTGCCTCTACCTCAACATCTTCGTCCCTCTCAGCCTCAACTTCACCTCCCCTCTGTTGCGCCCCCTGCCTGTCATGGTGTGGATCCATGGGGGCGATTTTATTGCCGGCTCCGCCTCCAAGCCCATGTATGATGGACGCTTCATCAGTAACTTTACCCACACTGTTGTTGTGAACCTGGAGTACCGTTTGGGTGAGAAAGATTTACTTTAAATATTACAGCTAGCTGTGTTAGCAGCAGGGAATGGGAATCCTCCCGGCACACTGAGTATGCCGAGATACAGATAGAAGAAAGTTTAGCAGCAGATGTTTCTACAGAAGCCTTGTGGAATCACTTTGTCTGCATAATAATCTTTAAATTTAtctgagtgtgtctgtgtgcagcaGAACGCTATAGGGATGCACCGATAGGAACATCTGGGCTGATATCAATATCCGATATTAACATTGCTGTTATGGccaataaacaatatttaccaatatgtgtgtgtgtgtgtgtgtgtgtgtgtgtgtgtgtgtgtgtgtgtgtgtgtgtgtgtgtagacacACGTTTAGGTTTCTTGGATGATCACATTTTGCATGATTTTGTACCGACTGAAAACTATTCTAACTGAATGTGGGTTATATTCTTACACACTGCTTTTCACATGTCTTCTTTCAGCAATGGAAAAATTACCACACTGCAGACTttgcatctctgcttcatttaaaaatccCACAATCCTGGCTGCAATGCATTATAGTCACCATCacatggccaaaaaaaaaaaaaagcacatgacCAACCCCGTCctgaaacacagacacaaagggCAAcgagatggaaataaacatcggtTGTTAATAtcagcccagttttacttatcgggCCGAGACAGATGCGTTTAAAAAATCCCTAGAACGCTGAATAAATCAGTGTCTAATTACATTAAATGGCCATCCAGCAGGCTGGAAACCGTGGCATTTGAATGTTGATGTGGAATTCACAGGAAATGAATGTCTTGCATACATTGATTAAGTCTTGCTGATCATGTGAACTGATCTGTGGTGGAAAGGGGCGTTTGGATTCCTCGTTTCGGGCAAAGATCCTTTGTCCACTGCTACGGGGAACTATGGGATCCTGGACCAGCAGGCAGCTCTCTTCTGGGTGCAGCAGAACATTGCAACATTTGGGGGTGACCCCAGCAAGGCAAGCAAGAAtgctcaaacacacacaacactGATGCGGTACCATCATGTCACCATTGTAAAACTTTCCATCATAAAAAAGCCTTATAATTTGCCTAATACTTAGTACattataatgtgtttttctgacattttggTGCATGTCTCAAATGAAAAGTCACAAATAAGACCAGACATTTGTAACAGTATGTAATTTTAAGCAATTTCTTTGCTTAACTAAATAAACAATGATGAAAAGTAAAAGTCAGGTCAGTGTGACCTCCTGCATAAAAGCTGGATTTTTGGCTTTGGAGTGCAGAGGTGTCTGTTAGCACAATGCCAACATGGAAAGACACCAGCAATGTGATGAGCTATGCTACAAGTTTGAGAGATGTTTGGCCATAATGCACAGCAGCATGTTTAGTGAAAACCAATCACAGCATATAGAgtcacatggaaaaaaaaatcagattttgaaAGAAGCTTCTCCTTTACTTTGTATGACCTGACAGAAACACTGACTTCCCTGTGCAGCTAAAGAGTTTATGTCTAGGTAAATTTGGGACCAGGGAAAGTTTCAGGTGCAGCTTGTCTTGTTTTGGAGCAGACATATATTAGgaagtcttcttttttttccatctggtTAGAACAGATCTGATCAGATGGGTGGATGCTGAGGGCATTGTAACGTttattgtgttctgtttttactgggtttttttattttttttggagatttttcgcggctctagtggcttgctttttattacagtaggctgacaggaagagggggagagacatgcggcaaaggaccgcgggtcggagtcgaacctgggtcgaccgcgtcgaggactaaggcctccatacatgggtcacacgacccgctgcgccaccagcgcGCCCAAAACAActtcttattctgttttaaagtgtttagTCAGTGAGAATCAGCAATCCCCTTCTTGTTAATTAAGAGGACGAGATTTTTTTTTGCGGTTGTGAGTTGTTTCAAAGTAACTGTTCACATATGTATGGCTAATTAGATACTCTGCTAAAACTAGCTTACAATGAGTATCTGTGAATAAGGTGAAGGGAAccgaagactttttttttccccacaccatttCTGATTTGCGATTCTTATTATATTGTCTCTTTTTTGTGGTCAGGTAACAATATTTGGAGAGAGTGCAGGTGCTCAGTCGGTGGGTCTTCACTTGTTGATCCAAAGCAGCAAACCTCTGTTCAAACAAGCTGTCCTGCAGAGCCTGCCTTTCTCCATCCCACTCAAGAGCAGGTAGGAAACTGAGGACTTGGGACGGCTGGACTAGCAGATACCCGTGCACTGAAAACAGAATCTAAGGTCTTCATGCGTAATCAAAGGACTGCACAGCCTCCTACCTACCCAGCCATCTCTTCGTCTTCGGCACGCCTCCAGACAACTTCAAGCTGCACTCTAATTTTGTTCTCCCCGTCTCTTTCCCAGACACGATGCCCTGAGGCTGGGAAAGGACTTTGCTAAAGAAACCAACTGCTCTGTGAGCGACTTCATCTGCCTGTTGTCTCTCACTCCGCAGGCCGTCCTGGCAGCACAGATGAAAACAAGTAGGGCGCCGCAAATCCCGAATTTAGCGCTGCCCACACACTTACATAAGACAGCAGGACGCGGTGTGTTTATCTGGGACAGATGAtgtaaagcttttatttatctTGAGTTAGAGGAAGTTAAAATTGTTCATATTGAACTTTTGTCCTAAAGGAGTTATTCGATGGGTTTTACTGCCTCCCAGCAGAAAATGAATGTCATCCATCTGTGGTGGACAGGTTTATCGATCAGTATCTCTAAATCTGTGATTTTGCTCTGAGAGGGAATTTTCATTCCCTTCGTTTGaagtttatatttaaagtaccgctatagaattgttttttttttatatttaattatccAGTTAAAGTTGTTAAGGGTAGAGTTCTGAGAACCTGATATTCTAGCCCATCAACAGATTTacgtttaaaaagtttattgagtAGTGGCTGATGaagcaggcaagcagaaccagtcTGACCAGGGGTTGCAGGGAGTGACAGGACAAACCAgtgattcaattaaattttatttatatagcgccagttcacaacacatgtcatctcaaggtactttacagtcaagtaaagtcaaattcaatcaaatcctccaagcagattggtcaaaaaatgtcctatctcaggaaacccagcaaattgcatcaagtctctccaagcagcattcactcctccttaaagagcgtagagccacagggacagtcatctgcattgtcgatggttttgcagcaatccctcatactgagcatgcaaaaagtgacagtggagaggaggaggaacacctgcagcagaaccaggcttagtgtgaacgctcatctgccttcGACCGACTGGGTGATGAAGGGTAGTggctgaccagaacaggcgatgtggaccgaggaaccaccagaatgggcaaagcaagcagctggaactcacagggaaacaggcagacacTTGCAGCATTTGATAGTGAGGACTGAAAACACCAACAAAGCAgcgtccagctggctgagcacacaggaactggtagaggcagaGCACATCACACAAGACAAGatgatctggcagtgagtggatgactgaggcaggtataagtaggcaggggaacaggtgagcagagtagaCTCTAAAAGATTGCAACAGTTGGAGCTGATCAGGTACAGAGTggtggctgagctgattggaggATGAGTAGTGGCTCAGGGGAGTGCAGCAGACTCCAGAAAAGTCTACAAACAAAatcctaaatcatgacagtgtttttttccccatatcaACTCTTATCTGATCAGGCAAATTCTTAATGGGATCTTACAAACATAAACT
Coding sequences:
- the LOC105937833 gene encoding cAMP-regulated D2 protein; translation: MESWQCVLLLTAITLRPCSADGRKTDDGNDPVSFLRNIYSGLLVRAEPFLRDSELKELRRPLDLAVIRQTKDKQLSQADGPVVFTKNGRIKGVTVEKAHIFYGVPYADPPVGAYRWKPPRPVSPWSGVYDASFPRAACMQVCSGSTSAECPKKVSEDCLYLNIFVPLSLNFTSPLLRPLPVMVWIHGGDFIAGSASKPMYDGRFISNFTHTVVVNLEYRLGAFGFLVSGKDPLSTATGNYGILDQQAALFWVQQNIATFGGDPSKVTIFGESAGAQSVGLHLLIQSSKPLFKQAVLQSLPFSIPLKSRHDALRLGKDFAKETNCSVSDFICLLSLTPQAVLAAQMKTSSKIVNPFRFLEVFETWGPHIDGELIKEQAITAFQKGDWQKEKALLLGTTSEEGVLFVYGVFNKPVSVVEGTVYIAAIFKQHALRILHKYLPLYKEADRRNMLTQIVTDYVFLCPSRRSARAGTAAGSQVWLYTFDHVASDHRVWSGLTFCYEHVCHGAELPFLFDSAPVANYSLSLSEKLLSNRMLCYWGAFAHTGDPSSRIQQTAFCREQRLPAWPRYSDTSGWLVMNLTVRSHAQVGTRNHICDFWDQLAIY